A window of the Candidatus Palauibacter soopunensis genome harbors these coding sequences:
- the tdh gene encoding L-threonine 3-dehydrogenase, which yields MKAIRKPGPAPGLVLCDAPVPQIRSRDVLVKVRRAGICGTDLHIQQWDRWSRHRVNPPVTLGHEFMGEVVETGRLVRNIEVGDRVSAEGHLVCGHCEYCGTEQAHVCRDTRIIGIDRDGAFAEYVSIPAANIIHIPDAIGDDVAAVFDPLGNAFHTVLHTEVAGRVVAVVGCGPIGLFAIGIARAAGASRVIAVEPHEGRRELAARMGAHDCLDPADGEVEARIADLTHGYGAHVVCEMSGHPEGVRSAFRMCRNGGHVRLLGLPKDPVEVDLARDVIFKGLHVYGVVGRLMYRTWIEMRDFLAAGRLDIEPVITHRLPFDRFEEGFDSMHSGEAAKVVLALD from the coding sequence ATGAAAGCGATCCGCAAACCCGGGCCGGCCCCCGGCCTCGTGCTGTGCGACGCGCCGGTGCCCCAGATTCGCTCCCGCGACGTGCTGGTCAAGGTGCGGCGGGCGGGGATCTGCGGCACGGATCTGCACATACAGCAGTGGGACCGCTGGTCGCGGCATCGCGTGAATCCGCCCGTCACCCTCGGCCACGAGTTCATGGGAGAAGTTGTCGAGACCGGGCGGCTGGTCCGGAACATCGAGGTCGGCGACCGCGTCTCGGCGGAGGGGCACCTGGTCTGCGGACACTGCGAGTACTGCGGCACCGAGCAGGCGCACGTGTGCCGGGACACCCGGATCATCGGCATCGACCGGGACGGCGCCTTCGCGGAGTACGTCTCCATCCCGGCGGCGAACATCATCCACATCCCCGATGCCATCGGCGACGACGTGGCGGCGGTGTTCGACCCGCTCGGCAACGCTTTCCACACGGTTTTGCACACGGAGGTGGCGGGGCGGGTCGTCGCCGTGGTCGGGTGCGGGCCGATCGGCCTGTTCGCCATCGGGATCGCGCGCGCGGCGGGCGCTTCCAGGGTCATCGCGGTCGAGCCGCACGAGGGGCGGCGGGAACTCGCGGCGCGGATGGGCGCGCACGACTGCCTCGACCCGGCGGACGGGGAGGTGGAGGCGCGGATCGCCGACCTCACGCACGGCTACGGGGCGCACGTGGTGTGCGAGATGAGCGGGCATCCCGAAGGCGTGCGCTCCGCGTTCCGCATGTGCCGCAACGGCGGGCACGTCCGGCTGCTGGGACTTCCCAAGGACCCGGTGGAGGTCGACCTTGCGCGCGACGTGATCTTCAAGGGTCTCCACGTGTACGGCGTTGTGGGGCGGCTCATGTACCGGACGTGGATCGAGATGCGGGATTTCCTCGCGGCGGGACGCCTCGACATCGAGCCGGTGATCACGCACCGGCTCCCGTTCGACCGCTTCGAGGAAGGGTTCGACTCCATGCATTCCGGCGAGGCGGCGAAGGTCGTCCTCGCGCTGGACTAG
- a CDS encoding energy transducer TonB has translation MLASALLHAFLLLAWVRPAPEFERAARPGVDPDLPAGGGGLRALRVSMPRRIEIPPPPRPVLAVDMPEIQVRETEIEVASELLPVGAPAPSPGRGAGFGPGDEGAGGGEGDGYVSPVPRSVVPHWDPPSAVRGMEVTVRVFVDATGRPGLVELDPPTPDEGFNRDIMRQVRAWEYRPALRHGTPVDGWAEITFIF, from the coding sequence ATGCTCGCCTCTGCGCTCCTGCACGCGTTCCTCCTCCTCGCGTGGGTGCGCCCGGCGCCCGAGTTCGAGCGGGCGGCCCGGCCCGGCGTGGATCCCGATCTCCCCGCCGGCGGGGGCGGCCTGAGGGCGCTCAGGGTTTCCATGCCCCGCAGGATCGAGATCCCTCCGCCACCGCGTCCCGTCCTCGCCGTCGACATGCCCGAGATCCAGGTCCGCGAGACGGAGATCGAGGTGGCCTCCGAACTGCTCCCCGTCGGCGCGCCGGCGCCATCGCCTGGGCGCGGGGCCGGGTTCGGTCCCGGGGACGAGGGAGCGGGCGGGGGCGAGGGCGACGGATACGTGTCGCCCGTGCCGAGGTCCGTCGTGCCGCACTGGGACCCCCCGAGCGCCGTGCGCGGCATGGAGGTGACGGTGCGCGTCTTCGTCGATGCGACCGGGCGCCCCGGCCTCGTCGAACTGGACCCCCCGACCCCGGATGAGGGGTTCAACCGCGACATCATGCGCCAGGTGCGGGCGTGGGAATACCGGCCCGCGCTGCGCCACGGGACCCCCGTCGACGGCTGGGCCGAGATCACCTTCATCTTCTAG
- a CDS encoding helix-hairpin-helix domain-containing protein: MWDLNRAERKALGASLVLVGVSLVARTLLVPEPGRVDGLEAIDPTTDLEGIEGEVVAALTREQRAQTPLADGEQIDVNRAPADELRRLPGVGPSLAAALIEERERAPFRRTADLERVPGVGEVTARRLAPYLRFEPGAPRPAAAPVASVSTGCPPGGARIDLNRASRAQLESLSGIGPALAARIIADRSENGPFETPEAVTRVRGIGARSFARFRDRVCTGVR, translated from the coding sequence GTGTGGGATCTGAATCGCGCGGAACGCAAGGCGCTGGGCGCGTCGCTGGTACTCGTGGGCGTAAGCCTTGTGGCTCGCACCCTCCTCGTGCCCGAGCCCGGTCGGGTAGACGGTCTCGAAGCGATCGACCCCACGACGGATCTGGAGGGCATCGAGGGCGAGGTCGTCGCCGCCCTCACCCGGGAGCAGCGGGCACAGACCCCACTCGCCGATGGCGAGCAGATCGATGTGAATCGCGCCCCGGCCGACGAACTGCGCCGGCTGCCCGGCGTCGGGCCGAGTCTGGCGGCGGCCCTCATCGAGGAGCGGGAACGCGCTCCGTTCCGACGAACCGCCGACCTGGAGCGGGTCCCTGGAGTGGGGGAGGTCACCGCACGCCGCCTCGCCCCGTATCTCCGTTTCGAACCCGGGGCGCCCCGACCGGCTGCCGCTCCCGTCGCGTCGGTGTCGACGGGATGTCCGCCCGGAGGGGCACGGATCGATCTCAATCGAGCCAGCCGCGCGCAACTCGAGAGTCTCTCCGGCATCGGCCCCGCCCTCGCGGCACGCATCATCGCGGACCGAAGCGAGAACGGGCCGTTCGAGACGCCCGAAGCCGTCACCCGCGTCCGGGGCATCGGGGCGCGCTCCTTCGCCCGCTTCCGGGATCGGGTATGCACGGGGGTGCGGTGA
- a CDS encoding ATPase, T2SS/T4P/T4SS family: MHGGAVTPSPATDTPAPRRKRLASDPRVLRLIPAEFASRHLVLPLRRAGRTLSVAMADPSDAALIDDLKFLTQFEIEAIRAGEHTLRQRIDRSYEAATPRNGGRAEEAGEASPAEAGSAEGDEEPAVRLINDVLGDAVHRGASDIHFEPYESELRVRYRLDGRLREIMRPPFGMSAALTSRVKILADLNIAERRIPQDGRIRMPVADRVIDFRVSTLPTLFGEKVVLRILDRERQTFDLESFGMEARAERTLLAAIAQTSGMVLVTGPTGSGKTTTLYSALARLNTPEANIMTVEDPVEYSIEGINQVQIRPKIGLTFATTLRAFLRQDPDILMVGEIRDRETGGIAVKAALTGHLVLSTLHTNDAASTATRLVDMGIEAFNVAVAVKVITAQRLVGRICPDCRVETSYAPEILSSVGLEGGGHGKGGFYRGGGCDSCGGSGYSGRQGLYEVLPMSPAIRRLVLAGASSEEIERCAVDEGMITLRQDGFAKARRGIATLEDVLRETPA; the protein is encoded by the coding sequence ATGCACGGGGGTGCGGTGACGCCTTCGCCGGCCACGGACACACCGGCCCCGAGGCGGAAGCGGCTGGCGTCGGACCCCAGGGTCCTTCGCCTCATCCCGGCGGAATTCGCGAGCCGGCATCTCGTGCTCCCGTTGCGGCGCGCCGGACGGACGCTCTCCGTGGCCATGGCGGACCCGTCCGACGCGGCGCTCATCGACGACCTGAAGTTCCTCACGCAGTTCGAGATCGAAGCGATCAGAGCGGGGGAACACACGCTCCGCCAACGGATCGACCGGAGCTACGAGGCCGCCACGCCGCGCAACGGCGGGCGCGCGGAGGAGGCGGGTGAGGCATCGCCGGCCGAGGCCGGTTCGGCCGAAGGCGACGAGGAACCGGCCGTCCGGCTGATCAACGACGTCCTCGGCGATGCGGTACATCGTGGCGCTTCGGACATTCACTTCGAGCCGTACGAAAGCGAACTTCGGGTTCGCTATCGCCTGGACGGGAGACTGCGCGAAATCATGCGACCTCCCTTCGGGATGTCGGCGGCCCTGACGTCTCGCGTCAAGATCCTGGCGGACCTGAACATCGCGGAACGCCGGATACCCCAGGATGGTCGGATCCGCATGCCGGTCGCCGACAGGGTCATCGACTTCCGGGTCTCGACGCTTCCCACGCTGTTCGGTGAGAAGGTCGTCCTTCGAATCCTCGACAGGGAGCGGCAGACATTCGACCTCGAATCCTTCGGGATGGAGGCGCGCGCGGAGCGCACGCTGCTTGCGGCGATCGCGCAAACGTCAGGCATGGTTCTGGTCACAGGTCCCACGGGATCGGGGAAGACCACCACGCTCTATAGCGCACTCGCGAGACTCAACACGCCCGAGGCGAACATCATGACCGTCGAGGATCCTGTCGAGTACAGCATCGAGGGCATCAATCAGGTCCAGATTCGTCCGAAGATCGGCCTTACCTTCGCCACCACGCTTCGCGCCTTCCTGCGGCAGGATCCCGACATCCTCATGGTGGGCGAAATCCGTGACCGCGAGACGGGCGGCATCGCCGTGAAGGCTGCGCTCACCGGCCATCTCGTGCTTTCCACCCTCCACACCAATGACGCCGCCTCGACCGCGACGCGACTGGTGGACATGGGGATCGAGGCGTTCAACGTGGCCGTCGCCGTAAAGGTCATCACCGCCCAGCGGCTCGTCGGTCGGATCTGTCCGGACTGTCGGGTCGAGACGAGCTACGCACCCGAGATCCTGAGTTCGGTCGGACTGGAAGGAGGCGGACACGGCAAGGGCGGCTTCTACCGCGGCGGGGGCTGCGATTCGTGCGGCGGATCGGGGTATTCGGGCCGGCAAGGCCTGTACGAAGTCCTTCCGATGTCTCCCGCGATCCGCCGGCTGGTCCTGGCGGGCGCCTCCTCGGAGGAGATCGAGCGCTGCGCGGTAGACGAAGGGATGATCACCCTGCGGCAGGATGGGTTCGCCAAGGCGAGAAGGGGGATCGCAACACTCGAAGACGTGCTCAGAGAGACGCCGGCATAG
- a CDS encoding type IV pilus twitching motility protein PilT — MDPRLVELLSEMVERGASDLHLTAGERPKLRIDGDLADSRAEDVLHPEDTAALGRSMLSSDQRARFAGEPDFDFGFAIPGLSRFRANLFRQRGSVACAIRRVPVDIPSLRELGVPSVVGRLADKPRGLVLVTGPTGSGKSTTLAAMVDRINTARSGHIVTIEDPIEFVHPHKRCIVNQREIGQDTPDFASALRYALRQDPDVILIGELRDPETIQAALTVAETGHLALGTLHTRSAAESIHRIIDAFPAHRQEQVRAQFAHVFEGVITQTLLRRAQGSGRVVACEILVATPAVRALIREAKVHQIHSAMQAARRFGMRTLNDALHRLYARRQVDFDECLRITSDPAEFRRMTSTSAPDESLR, encoded by the coding sequence ATGGACCCACGTCTGGTTGAACTGCTGAGCGAGATGGTCGAGCGGGGTGCGTCCGACCTGCACCTCACGGCGGGCGAACGCCCGAAGCTCCGGATCGACGGCGATCTCGCGGACAGTCGCGCGGAGGACGTGCTGCACCCGGAGGATACTGCGGCTCTCGGCCGTTCGATGCTCTCGAGCGACCAGCGCGCGCGTTTCGCGGGTGAGCCCGACTTCGATTTCGGCTTCGCGATTCCCGGCCTCTCCCGCTTTCGCGCAAACCTGTTCCGCCAGCGGGGGAGCGTGGCGTGCGCCATCCGCCGCGTGCCGGTCGATATCCCGAGCCTGCGCGAACTCGGCGTTCCATCGGTCGTCGGCCGTCTGGCGGACAAACCGCGCGGGCTCGTGCTGGTGACGGGCCCCACCGGCTCGGGAAAATCGACGACGCTGGCGGCGATGGTCGACCGCATCAACACGGCCCGCTCGGGCCACATCGTGACGATCGAGGATCCGATCGAATTCGTACATCCGCACAAACGCTGTATCGTGAACCAGCGCGAGATCGGGCAGGACACGCCCGACTTCGCCAGCGCCCTCCGCTACGCGTTGCGCCAGGACCCCGACGTGATCCTCATCGGCGAGTTGCGGGATCCCGAGACGATTCAGGCCGCGCTCACGGTCGCCGAGACCGGACACCTCGCGCTCGGCACGCTGCATACGCGTTCGGCGGCGGAGTCCATCCACCGGATCATCGACGCGTTCCCGGCGCACCGACAGGAGCAGGTGCGCGCGCAGTTCGCCCACGTCTTCGAGGGCGTCATCACCCAGACGCTGCTTCGCCGGGCGCAGGGCAGCGGACGCGTCGTCGCCTGCGAGATTCTGGTCGCGACGCCCGCGGTCAGGGCTCTGATTCGGGAGGCGAAGGTCCATCAGATCCATTCCGCGATGCAGGCCGCGCGCAGGTTCGGCATGCGGACGCTCAACGATGCGCTCCACCGGCTCTATGCCCGGCGGCAGGTGGACTTCGACGAATGCCTCCGGATCACCTCCGATCCCGCTGAATTCCGCCGCATGACAAGTACGTCCGCGCCGGATGAGTCCCTACGGTGA
- a CDS encoding type II secretion system F family protein, with translation MTSVLANMGRGVRRRVLAPSARVTTRDLVLFTRQFSVMISAGLPLTRTLETLALQAEYSALRQVARDTLRDVEAGNTLAGALGRHPRVFTQLYVNMVHAGESGSRLDGILDRLATFLEKSEEIRRKVKGAMLYPAVVLAVAMAVVATLLLFVIPTFETVFASFDATLPLPTRVVIGLSRIVQNWWWALLAVAGGTVLILRRWTATDAGRRHFDRTLLQLPVLGSLTRKAAVSRVTRTLGTLLSSGVPILEGLEITARTAGNRVIEDAIQASRVAIRRGDSIARPLRETGAFPPMVARMIHVGEETGDLDGMLARIADFYDDEVDSGAESLLRILEPVLIVILGGLVGGMIIAMYLPIFELINAIQ, from the coding sequence GTGACGTCTGTGTTGGCGAACATGGGCCGGGGCGTGCGGCGCCGCGTCCTTGCACCGTCGGCGCGGGTGACAACGCGGGATCTCGTACTCTTCACGCGACAGTTCTCTGTGATGATCAGCGCCGGGTTGCCGCTCACCCGGACGCTCGAGACCCTCGCGCTCCAGGCGGAGTACTCTGCGCTTCGGCAGGTGGCCCGCGACACGCTTCGTGACGTCGAGGCCGGGAACACGCTGGCCGGCGCGCTCGGCAGGCACCCCCGCGTTTTCACGCAGCTCTATGTGAACATGGTCCACGCGGGGGAGTCGGGGAGCAGGTTGGACGGGATCCTCGACCGCCTGGCCACCTTCCTCGAAAAGAGCGAGGAGATCCGTCGCAAGGTGAAGGGCGCCATGCTCTATCCCGCCGTCGTGCTCGCGGTGGCCATGGCCGTGGTCGCGACGCTCCTCCTCTTTGTGATCCCCACGTTCGAGACCGTGTTCGCGAGTTTTGATGCGACGCTCCCGCTCCCGACACGCGTGGTCATCGGTCTCTCAAGGATCGTCCAGAACTGGTGGTGGGCGCTGCTCGCCGTGGCGGGCGGCACGGTTCTGATACTGCGCCGCTGGACCGCAACGGATGCGGGCCGGCGGCACTTCGACCGTACGCTGCTGCAACTGCCGGTTCTCGGCTCGCTGACCCGGAAGGCCGCGGTATCCCGCGTCACGCGGACTCTGGGAACGCTGCTCTCGTCGGGCGTTCCGATTCTCGAGGGACTCGAGATCACGGCGCGGACGGCGGGGAACCGCGTGATCGAGGACGCGATACAGGCGAGTCGGGTCGCGATCCGGCGGGGTGACTCCATCGCGCGCCCACTACGCGAAACCGGGGCCTTCCCGCCCATGGTGGCCCGAATGATCCATGTCGGAGAAGAGACCGGAGACCTCGACGGGATGCTGGCCCGGATCGCCGATTTCTACGACGACGAAGTCGATTCCGGCGCCGAGAGTCTGCTGAGAATACTGGAGCCTGTCCTCATCGTGATCCTCGGAGGTCTCGTCGGCGGGATGATCATCGCCATGTACCTCCCCATCTTCGAACTCATCAACGCGATCCAGTGA
- a CDS encoding prepilin-type N-terminal cleavage/methylation domain-containing protein has protein sequence MGRTTKSGAEGFTLIELLIVVVIIGILAAIAIPQFTSTKEKAFDAAAQSDIRNLMTAEEAYFFNHQAYAAIAVAAGGAGDLDGDGTPDFQASTNVALTVTAYLDGYQITAKHASSPNTWCVNSSAANASGAVGQIIEATSC, from the coding sequence ATGGGAAGAACGACGAAGAGTGGTGCGGAGGGGTTTACGCTGATCGAGCTGCTGATCGTGGTCGTCATCATCGGCATTCTCGCGGCCATCGCGATTCCGCAGTTCACGAGCACGAAGGAAAAGGCGTTCGATGCCGCCGCGCAGAGCGACATTCGCAACCTGATGACGGCCGAGGAAGCGTACTTCTTCAACCACCAGGCGTACGCCGCGATCGCCGTAGCCGCCGGCGGAGCGGGGGATCTGGACGGCGATGGCACCCCGGACTTCCAGGCCAGCACGAACGTCGCGCTGACGGTGACGGCCTATCTCGACGGCTACCAGATTACGGCGAAGCACGCATCCTCGCCGAACACGTGGTGCGTGAATTCGTCGGCCGCCAACGCCTCGGGAGCCGTCGGACAGATCATCGAGGCCACCAGTTGCTAG
- a CDS encoding prepilin-type N-terminal cleavage/methylation domain-containing protein has protein sequence MRQDGSRRSPGSHTGRSGFSLVEVAIALAVTGLAATFIISREPLDRFSLTRAARVAESQLTLARLHAVATHVPTAVTLAGTRLEVSRRGGSLLSRVDLGRHTLGRLDSLRLQPSTLRFNARGHGSPGSVYLYRGERGIRLVSNFVGQVRAVPFQH, from the coding sequence GTGCGGCAAGACGGATCACGTAGATCGCCTGGATCACACACAGGGCGGAGTGGGTTCAGTCTGGTGGAGGTCGCGATCGCGCTGGCGGTCACAGGATTGGCCGCGACTTTCATCATCTCTCGCGAACCCCTGGATCGTTTCAGCCTGACGCGAGCCGCCCGGGTGGCGGAGTCGCAACTCACGCTGGCACGTCTCCACGCCGTGGCAACCCATGTGCCGACCGCGGTGACGCTTGCGGGGACCCGGCTCGAAGTGTCGCGGCGTGGAGGGTCCCTGCTGTCTCGCGTCGACCTCGGGCGGCACACCCTGGGTCGGCTCGACTCGCTGCGGCTGCAGCCCTCCACGCTCCGTTTCAACGCGCGGGGACACGGGTCGCCCGGTAGCGTCTACCTCTATCGCGGCGAGCGAGGCATTCGGTTGGTGTCGAACTTCGTAGGCCAGGTCCGCGCGGTACCTTTTCAACATTGA
- the pilM gene encoding type IV pilus assembly protein PilM — MKRFGLRRRKTTVGVDIGSGFSKAAVIDHGENGPRLTGLATAPNEADTVRGGTIRDPERVADRLSALFKRERIKPRNVAIGIGGRDVLSKVIEIDRMDEAEARAVMPWEAEQHVPFDMKNTELDFAIIDPNGEGSTMTVLLAAAKRDVIEGRIALLRRADLNPTTVDVEALALRNALEANYPTAMKDVTVLADIGAHSTAIHLLRNGLPLLTRELAVGAPAADELEECSRRIARGIDRTGTLVETGPGIARVYLCGGGATASGLVEILAEATGVETRLASAFERIAVAPDVADRADLGSMAPMLMLSVGLALRSPARGG; from the coding sequence ATGAAGCGATTCGGATTGCGGCGCCGGAAGACGACCGTTGGAGTCGATATCGGCAGCGGTTTCAGCAAGGCCGCGGTGATCGACCATGGCGAGAACGGCCCACGCCTGACAGGGCTCGCGACCGCTCCGAACGAGGCGGACACGGTGCGCGGCGGGACGATCAGGGATCCGGAGCGAGTCGCGGACAGGCTTTCCGCGCTGTTCAAGCGGGAGCGCATCAAGCCTCGCAACGTGGCCATCGGCATCGGGGGGCGCGATGTCCTGAGCAAGGTGATCGAAATCGACCGGATGGATGAGGCGGAAGCCCGCGCCGTGATGCCGTGGGAAGCGGAGCAGCACGTCCCCTTCGACATGAAGAACACGGAACTGGATTTCGCGATCATCGATCCGAACGGAGAAGGATCGACGATGACCGTGCTGCTGGCGGCGGCGAAGCGCGACGTGATCGAGGGACGGATCGCTCTCCTGCGGCGGGCGGATCTGAACCCGACGACGGTCGACGTGGAGGCTCTGGCCCTTCGCAACGCGTTGGAGGCGAACTATCCGACCGCGATGAAGGATGTGACCGTGCTGGCCGACATCGGGGCCCATTCGACCGCCATACACCTGCTTCGGAACGGACTTCCCCTGCTGACCCGCGAACTGGCCGTCGGCGCCCCGGCCGCTGACGAATTGGAGGAGTGCAGCCGCCGGATCGCGCGCGGCATCGACCGGACGGGGACGCTCGTCGAAACGGGGCCCGGGATCGCACGCGTCTATCTGTGCGGGGGAGGGGCCACGGCGTCCGGACTGGTCGAGATCCTCGCGGAAGCAACGGGTGTGGAAACGCGCCTCGCGAGTGCGTTCGAACGGATCGCCGTCGCGCCCGATGTTGCGGACCGGGCAGATCTGGGCTCAATGGCGCCGATGCTCATGCTCTCGGTCGGGCTGGCTCTTCGATCCCCGGCCCGGGGCGGCTGA
- a CDS encoding PilN domain-containing protein, protein MIEINLLPESLRARQGIATNGHAEGGLHIDFWGVALLISALTIPPGTVALWWSQRSEALELGARLEAAMADSARLAELHAASDSLSERSREIRERVALVERLDRDRFAWPHMMDEISRALPPPAWLISLRQLSPPPDLTVELQGVAGNPLAITEFVRSLGTSDYIADVKIIGSQQQQGSDPEQVSRQAFTLVLRFARASALRRVGPT, encoded by the coding sequence ATGATCGAGATCAATCTTCTGCCCGAATCCCTGCGCGCCCGGCAAGGGATCGCGACCAACGGGCACGCCGAAGGCGGTCTCCACATCGATTTCTGGGGTGTCGCACTGCTGATTTCGGCACTGACCATCCCGCCGGGCACGGTCGCGCTGTGGTGGTCGCAACGGTCCGAAGCTCTCGAACTCGGGGCGCGCCTTGAAGCGGCCATGGCGGACTCGGCGCGGCTCGCCGAACTCCACGCGGCAAGCGACAGTCTGTCGGAGCGGTCTCGCGAGATCCGCGAGCGCGTCGCCCTGGTCGAACGACTGGACCGCGACCGGTTCGCGTGGCCGCACATGATGGACGAAATCAGCCGCGCGCTCCCGCCGCCGGCGTGGCTGATTTCCCTGCGTCAACTGTCGCCGCCGCCCGACCTCACCGTCGAACTCCAGGGGGTTGCGGGCAATCCGCTCGCGATCACGGAATTCGTCCGTAGCCTGGGGACCTCGGACTACATCGCCGATGTGAAAATCATCGGCAGCCAGCAGCAGCAGGGATCCGATCCCGAGCAGGTCTCGCGGCAGGCCTTCACCCTCGTTCTTCGGTTCGCCCGGGCGTCCGCGTTGCGGCGGGTCGGACCCACTTGA